Proteins encoded together in one Streptomyces sp. NA04227 window:
- a CDS encoding MarR family winged helix-turn-helix transcriptional regulator translates to MDPQPVPAPEPRWLDDDERRVWLSYLHATMLLEDHIDRQLQRDAGMPHLYYAMLVQLSRAPRRRLRMTELAKNLKITRSRLSHAVARLEKHGWAQREDCSSDKRGQFAVLTDKGQEVLRVSAPGHVTAVRQALFDRLTPEQQRSLGEIMEIIAEGLQPNQADADLPWLR, encoded by the coding sequence ATGGACCCGCAGCCCGTACCCGCCCCCGAGCCGCGCTGGCTCGACGATGACGAGCGCCGCGTCTGGCTCTCGTATCTGCACGCCACGATGCTTCTCGAGGACCACATCGACCGGCAGTTGCAGCGGGACGCGGGGATGCCCCACCTCTACTACGCGATGCTCGTCCAGCTCTCCCGCGCCCCGCGGCGGCGCCTGCGGATGACCGAGCTCGCGAAGAACCTGAAGATCACCCGCTCCCGGCTCTCACACGCGGTGGCCCGCCTCGAGAAGCACGGCTGGGCGCAGCGCGAGGACTGCTCCTCGGACAAGCGGGGCCAGTTCGCCGTCCTGACGGACAAGGGCCAGGAGGTCCTGCGCGTCAGCGCCCCGGGCCATGTCACCGCCGTACGCCAGGCACTCTTCGACCGTCTCACGCCCGAGCAGCAGCGCTCCCTCGGCGAGATCATGGAGATCATCGCCGAGGGCCTCCAGCCGAACCAGGCGGACGCCGACCTCCCCTGGCTGCGCTGA
- a CDS encoding M6 family metalloprotease domain-containing protein, which produces MSSSRIRGPHRSSALAALAALVLAATTTASTGRLLPDSATAPGPVAQARGAALGPCLIKGSSGVQMSEGIPTVSGYARATGTLRALNLMVDFPDARGEGSALDRLAEFFPQTQEWFRTSSYGRLDYRPAAPVARWLRMPKPFKAYGIDRGAPFDPGYRGLVEDIVRVADPDVDFRDYDIVNIIATPNAGPSALDTVLSVTFAGNHEAPVADGISLSNTSFVYSRQDDGSGSYAETGFRVLPHENSHTFGLPDLYTQEGGGAVGHWDIMSEDWGANNDLLGWHKWKLGWLVDNQVDCAAAPGISDHVLTPLSRKGGKKLLFVPVGEHVGYAAEVRVRGGNDAAVCRPGVLLYRVDADVDTGHGPIRVMDATEDSGGCTRSPNVHAELSDATYTPGDTFTDPTTGIRISVTRTKDKDKGEYGVRVNRPGA; this is translated from the coding sequence ATGAGCAGCAGTCGGATACGCGGCCCCCACCGCAGCTCCGCGCTCGCCGCCCTCGCCGCGCTCGTCCTCGCGGCCACCACCACCGCCAGCACGGGCCGCCTGCTGCCCGACTCGGCCACCGCCCCCGGTCCCGTCGCGCAGGCCCGCGGCGCCGCCCTCGGCCCCTGCCTGATCAAGGGCTCCTCCGGCGTCCAGATGTCCGAGGGCATACCGACCGTCTCCGGCTACGCCCGTGCCACCGGCACCCTGCGCGCCCTGAACCTGATGGTCGACTTCCCCGACGCCCGCGGCGAGGGCAGCGCCCTGGACCGCCTGGCCGAGTTCTTCCCGCAGACCCAGGAATGGTTCCGCACCAGCTCGTACGGCCGGCTCGACTACCGTCCCGCCGCCCCGGTGGCCCGCTGGCTGCGGATGCCCAAGCCGTTCAAGGCGTACGGGATAGACCGCGGCGCGCCCTTCGACCCCGGTTACCGGGGCCTGGTCGAGGACATCGTGAGGGTCGCGGACCCCGATGTCGACTTCCGCGACTACGACATCGTCAACATCATCGCGACCCCGAACGCGGGCCCCTCCGCCCTGGACACGGTCCTGTCGGTGACCTTCGCGGGCAACCACGAGGCCCCCGTCGCCGACGGCATCAGCCTGTCCAACACCTCGTTCGTCTACAGCCGCCAGGACGACGGCTCCGGTTCCTACGCGGAGACCGGCTTTCGCGTACTGCCGCACGAGAACAGCCACACCTTCGGCCTGCCGGACCTCTACACGCAGGAGGGCGGCGGCGCCGTCGGGCACTGGGACATCATGAGCGAGGACTGGGGCGCCAACAACGACCTGCTCGGCTGGCACAAGTGGAAGCTCGGCTGGCTGGTCGACAACCAGGTCGACTGCGCCGCCGCCCCGGGCATCAGCGACCACGTCCTGACCCCGCTGTCCCGCAAGGGCGGCAAGAAGCTGCTCTTCGTCCCGGTCGGCGAGCACGTCGGCTACGCCGCCGAGGTCCGCGTCCGCGGCGGCAACGACGCCGCCGTCTGCCGCCCCGGAGTCCTCCTCTACCGCGTCGACGCGGACGTCGACACGGGCCACGGCCCCATCCGCGTCATGGACGCCACCGAGGACAGCGGCGGCTGCACCCGCAGCCCCAACGTCCACGCCGAACTCTCCGACGCCACCTACACCCCCGGCGACACCTTCACCGACCCGACCACCGGCATCCGCATCTCGGTGACCCGAACCAAGGACAAGGACAAGGGCGAGTACGGGGTACGGGTCAACCGGCCGGGGGCGTGA
- a CDS encoding FmdB family zinc ribbon protein, with amino-acid sequence MPTYQYQCTECGEGLEAVQKFTDDALTECPGCQGRLKKVFSAVGIVFKGSGFYRNDSRGSSSSSSPATSKSSSGTSGGSDSSGASGASSSSGSTSSSSGSSSSSGSSSSTSSAGASTAGAA; translated from the coding sequence GTGCCGACGTACCAGTACCAGTGCACCGAGTGCGGCGAGGGCCTCGAGGCGGTGCAGAAGTTCACCGACGACGCCCTGACCGAGTGCCCGGGCTGCCAGGGACGCCTCAAGAAGGTGTTCTCCGCCGTCGGCATCGTCTTCAAGGGCTCCGGCTTCTACCGCAACGACAGCCGCGGCTCCTCGTCGAGCAGCTCGCCGGCGACGTCGAAGTCGTCGTCCGGCACGAGCGGCGGCTCGGACTCCTCGGGCGCATCGGGAGCGTCGTCCTCCTCCGGCTCGACGTCCTCCTCGTCCGGTTCCTCGAGCTCCTCCGGTTCGTCCTCGTCGACGAGCTCCGCGGGCGCCTCCACGGCCGGCGCCGCCTGA
- a CDS encoding DUF6227 family protein, with amino-acid sequence MSVRYEPDEAADEPPGAPCAPSPQGRLAHLLARALNSFELPDATIESARDSLAYDSALHSAHHSSGRYRRTYRHTWLLADGETLTLWELAHNTGPLGRAEPTHCEIYTDEDELRAAAARLPLPGRSPEFALPEAALGGLPAIPQPRQTYALDNSPDHARRLLRRAENEDRPGCETARLLTAACAHRITQSFGQTVPVFSATGGSCFSLYEHAFLLCDGREISLWEVEHTATEDGRHMCEVYMTVSAARAAMERRASQLS; translated from the coding sequence TTGAGCGTTCGGTACGAGCCCGACGAGGCGGCGGACGAACCACCCGGGGCGCCCTGCGCGCCATCCCCTCAGGGCCGGTTGGCACACCTGCTGGCGCGTGCCCTGAACTCGTTCGAGTTGCCCGACGCGACGATCGAGAGCGCGCGTGACTCGCTGGCCTACGACAGTGCGCTGCACTCGGCGCACCACAGCAGCGGCCGCTACCGCCGTACGTACCGGCACACCTGGCTGCTCGCCGACGGGGAGACCCTCACCTTGTGGGAACTCGCGCACAACACCGGCCCGCTCGGCCGCGCCGAGCCGACGCACTGCGAGATCTACACCGACGAGGACGAGTTGCGCGCGGCGGCGGCCAGACTGCCGTTGCCGGGCCGCTCCCCCGAGTTCGCGCTGCCCGAGGCGGCCCTCGGCGGGCTGCCGGCGATTCCTCAGCCCCGGCAGACGTACGCGCTGGACAACTCCCCCGACCACGCGCGCCGTTTACTGCGCCGGGCGGAGAACGAGGACCGGCCGGGTTGTGAGACGGCGCGGTTGCTGACGGCGGCGTGCGCGCATCGCATCACGCAGAGCTTCGGGCAGACGGTGCCGGTCTTCTCCGCCACGGGCGGAAGCTGCTTCTCCCTGTACGAGCACGCGTTCCTGCTGTGCGACGGCAGGGAGATCAGCCTCTGGGAGGTCGAGCACACGGCCACCGAGGACGGCCGTCATATGTGCGAGGTGTACATGACGGTGAGCGCGGCCCGCGCCGCGATGGAACGCCGTGCCTCGCAGCTGAGTTGA
- a CDS encoding S-methyl-5'-thioadenosine phosphorylase: protein MANSENTAHTTTPKAAAQAPAPSAVPAADRTSSHRAEIGVIGGSGFYSFLQDVTEVQVETPYGPPSDSLFLGEVSGRRVAFLPRHGRGHHLPPHRINYRANLWALRSVGVRQVLGPCAVGGLRPEYGVGTLLVPDQFVDRTKSRAQSYFDGIPLADGTTPNVVHVSLADPYCPEGRKVALKAARGRDWEAVDGGTLVVVEGPRFSTRAESRWHAAQGWSVVGMTGHPEAALARELELCYTSLTLVTDLDAGAETGEGVSHAEVMRVFAANVDRLREVLFDAVAGLPATGERGCLCTEGLGGWDTGISLPE from the coding sequence ATGGCGAACTCGGAGAACACGGCGCACACAACGACCCCAAAGGCGGCTGCCCAGGCCCCCGCCCCCTCGGCCGTCCCGGCGGCGGACCGGACCTCCTCGCACCGGGCGGAGATCGGCGTCATCGGCGGCTCCGGCTTCTACTCCTTCCTTCAGGACGTGACCGAGGTCCAGGTCGAGACCCCCTACGGTCCGCCCAGCGACTCCCTCTTCCTCGGCGAGGTGTCCGGCCGCCGGGTCGCCTTCCTCCCCCGTCACGGCCGCGGCCACCATCTGCCGCCGCACCGCATCAACTACCGCGCCAACCTGTGGGCCCTGCGCAGCGTCGGCGTACGCCAGGTCCTCGGCCCGTGCGCGGTCGGCGGTCTGCGCCCCGAGTACGGCGTCGGCACGCTGCTGGTCCCCGACCAGTTCGTGGACCGTACGAAGTCGCGCGCGCAGTCCTACTTCGACGGGATCCCGCTCGCCGACGGCACCACCCCCAACGTGGTGCATGTGTCGCTGGCCGACCCGTACTGCCCCGAGGGCCGCAAGGTCGCGCTGAAGGCGGCACGCGGACGGGACTGGGAGGCGGTGGACGGCGGCACCCTGGTCGTGGTCGAGGGCCCGCGCTTCTCCACCCGCGCCGAGTCCCGCTGGCACGCCGCCCAGGGCTGGTCCGTGGTCGGCATGACCGGGCACCCCGAGGCGGCGCTCGCCCGCGAACTCGAGCTCTGCTACACCTCGTTGACCCTGGTCACCGACCTGGACGCGGGCGCCGAGACCGGCGAGGGCGTCTCCCACGCCGAGGTCATGCGCGTCTTCGCCGCCAATGTGGACCGCCTCCGCGAGGTTCTCTTCGACGCGGTCGCCGGATTGCCCGCGACGGGCGAACGCGGGTGCCTGTGCACGGAGGGGCTCGGTGGGTGGGATACGGGGATCTCGTTGCCTGAGTGA
- a CDS encoding glutathione peroxidase, with the protein MSVNDVYDVEIGALGGGSAELGQYRGKAVLIVNVASQCGLTPQYEGLERLHARYAAQGFAVLGVPCNQFGGQEPGSAEEIATFCSTTYGVTFPLTEKIEVNGSGRHALYKDLVTVADGGGHTGDIRWNFEKFLIGPDGTVVARFAPQTEPDGPELLAAVEKSLPAA; encoded by the coding sequence ATGTCTGTCAACGATGTGTACGACGTGGAGATCGGGGCCCTCGGTGGGGGCTCCGCCGAACTCGGGCAGTACCGGGGCAAGGCCGTACTGATCGTGAACGTGGCCTCGCAGTGCGGGCTCACCCCGCAGTACGAGGGGCTGGAGCGGCTGCACGCGCGTTACGCCGCGCAGGGCTTCGCCGTGCTCGGCGTTCCCTGCAACCAGTTCGGTGGGCAGGAGCCGGGCAGTGCGGAGGAGATCGCGACGTTCTGCTCGACGACGTACGGCGTCACCTTCCCGCTGACCGAGAAGATCGAGGTCAACGGCTCCGGACGGCACGCGCTCTACAAGGACCTGGTGACAGTCGCCGACGGCGGGGGCCACACCGGGGACATCCGGTGGAACTTCGAGAAGTTCCTGATCGGCCCCGACGGCACCGTCGTGGCCCGGTTCGCCCCGCAGACCGAGCCCGACGGCCCGGAACTGCTCGCCGCCGTGGAGAAGTCGCTGCCCGCCGCCTGA
- a CDS encoding GNAT family N-acetyltransferase: MPVHSEVQVRAGTEGDLTALTEIYNHYVRETGITFDTRPFTPGERREWLLSHPEDGPHRLLVARAAPSSASNAPYGDACPEAAGGILGYATSSPFRPKPAYATSVEVSIYLAPGSGGRGVGSALYGALFEALRGEGLHRAYAGIARRSQHAAAPAPSSTSASSPSASVPPAPAPAANEPSLRLHRRFGFRHIGTYREVGRKFGVWWDVDWYEKDLADAGPGLRP; this comes from the coding sequence GTGCCAGTGCACTCAGAAGTGCAGGTCAGAGCGGGCACCGAGGGTGACCTGACCGCCCTGACGGAGATCTACAACCACTATGTGCGTGAGACCGGCATCACTTTCGACACCCGGCCCTTCACACCCGGTGAGCGACGCGAGTGGCTGCTCTCCCACCCTGAAGACGGCCCGCACCGCCTCCTGGTTGCTCGGGCCGCTCCCTCGTCGGCCTCGAACGCCCCGTACGGCGACGCCTGCCCCGAAGCGGCGGGCGGCATTCTCGGTTACGCGACGTCGAGCCCGTTCCGGCCCAAACCGGCGTACGCGACCTCGGTGGAGGTGAGCATCTACCTCGCCCCGGGCTCCGGCGGCCGCGGCGTGGGCAGCGCACTCTACGGCGCACTCTTCGAGGCACTGCGCGGCGAGGGCCTGCACCGCGCGTACGCGGGGATCGCGCGCCGGTCGCAGCACGCCGCCGCGCCTGCGCCCTCCAGCACTTCCGCGTCCAGCCCTTCTGCCTCCGTTCCTCCCGCCCCCGCCCCGGCGGCCAACGAACCCTCGCTGCGCCTGCACCGGCGTTTCGGCTTCCGGCACATCGGCACGTATCGCGAGGTGGGCCGCAAGTTCGGGGTCTGGTGGGACGTCGACTGGTACGAGAAGGACTTGGCGGATGCCGGCCCCGGACTCCGGCCCTGA
- a CDS encoding Ig-like domain-containing protein, with amino-acid sequence MTAGALLAAGALTLTGCNGDANADDGKGGDEGPEQTRITISAKDGSTGASINSTGVKVNSGRLTDVTMIQVADGAKVPGKISSDGATWKPAEQLERGTKYRISARAKGTDGRAAAANAIFTTVSDANSFIGSYAPDGGTTVGVGMPVSFTFDKAITEKVDVQKHIKVTSSSGQKIVGHWFGAQRLDFRPEQYWKSGSKVTMRIDLDGVKGANGLYGVQDKTVTFTIGRSQVSTVDVKTQTMTVVRDGQVLRKVPISSGSAQNPTYNGQMVISEKFEQTRMDGNSVGFGGEYDIPDVPHAMRLSTSGTFIHGNYWYNQANPPFGREGTSHGCVGLRDARGGGGDTEGKWFFDHSLIGDVVKVQGSPDKTIAPDNGLNGWNMSWSEWVAGSATD; translated from the coding sequence CTGACCGCCGGGGCGTTGCTCGCCGCGGGGGCGCTGACACTGACGGGCTGCAACGGCGACGCGAACGCGGACGACGGCAAGGGCGGCGACGAGGGACCCGAGCAGACCCGTATCACGATCTCGGCGAAGGACGGTTCGACCGGGGCGTCCATCAACTCGACCGGGGTGAAGGTGAACTCGGGCCGTCTGACGGACGTGACGATGATCCAGGTCGCCGACGGGGCGAAGGTGCCGGGCAAGATCTCCTCGGACGGCGCCACGTGGAAGCCCGCCGAGCAACTGGAGCGCGGCACCAAGTACCGGATCTCGGCGCGCGCCAAGGGCACCGACGGCCGCGCCGCCGCGGCCAACGCGATCTTCACCACGGTCTCCGACGCCAACAGCTTCATCGGCAGTTACGCCCCCGACGGCGGCACCACGGTCGGCGTCGGCATGCCGGTCTCGTTCACCTTCGACAAGGCGATCACCGAGAAGGTGGACGTCCAGAAGCACATCAAGGTCACCTCCAGCAGCGGGCAGAAGATCGTCGGTCACTGGTTCGGCGCTCAGCGCCTCGACTTCCGCCCCGAGCAGTACTGGAAGTCGGGCTCGAAGGTGACGATGCGCATCGACCTGGACGGCGTGAAGGGCGCCAACGGCCTCTACGGCGTCCAGGACAAGACGGTCACCTTCACCATCGGCCGCTCGCAGGTCTCCACGGTGGACGTGAAGACGCAGACCATGACGGTCGTACGGGACGGTCAGGTGCTGCGGAAGGTGCCGATCTCCTCGGGCAGCGCGCAGAACCCCACGTACAACGGTCAGATGGTGATATCGGAGAAGTTCGAGCAGACCCGTATGGACGGGAACTCGGTCGGCTTCGGCGGTGAGTACGACATCCCGGACGTGCCGCACGCGATGCGCCTGTCGACGTCGGGGACGTTCATCCACGGCAACTACTGGTACAACCAGGCGAACCCGCCCTTCGGGCGCGAGGGCACCAGCCACGGTTGCGTGGGGCTGCGCGACGCCCGGGGCGGCGGCGGGGACACCGAGGGCAAGTGGTTCTTCGACCACTCGCTGATCGGCGACGTGGTGAAGGTCCAGGGCTCCCCCGACAAGACCATAGCTCCGGACAACGGCCTCAACGGCTGGAACATGAGCTGGAGCGAGTGGGTGGCGGGCAGCGCGACGGACTGA
- a CDS encoding P1 family peptidase, producing the protein MTHDAGHHDAGPEARTGDSTAVDALTAVAGLRVGHATLREGTALTGTTVVLGPPGGMTAAVDVRGGGPGTKETDALDPRNVVRRIDAIVLTGGSAYGLDAASGVMAWLEEQHRGVRVGPDPAHVVPVVPAACVFDLGRGGDFRARPDAATGRAAVTAAAASPPGTPVEMGSVGAGTGAVVGGIKGGVGTAAQVLESGFTVAALVVANAAGSAIDPQSGALYGELLTGPVDRPSKEVHAQAQRRLAEAAAANATPPLNTTLALVATDARLTRSQAQKLAGSSHDGIARAVRPVHLLNDGDTVFAVSTGARELDEDNPLALNEILAAGADMVTRAIVRAVRAGESVAGAGGVFPAYGELYGGGV; encoded by the coding sequence ATGACACATGACGCGGGACATCATGACGCGGGACCTGAGGCAAGAACGGGTGATTCCACGGCAGTTGACGCACTGACGGCCGTGGCGGGCCTACGGGTCGGACACGCCACCCTGCGCGAGGGCACCGCCCTCACCGGCACCACGGTGGTCCTGGGCCCGCCGGGCGGAATGACCGCGGCCGTCGACGTACGCGGCGGCGGCCCCGGCACCAAGGAGACCGACGCCCTCGACCCGCGCAACGTGGTCCGCCGCATCGACGCGATCGTCCTGACCGGCGGCAGCGCGTACGGCCTCGACGCGGCGAGCGGCGTGATGGCCTGGCTGGAGGAACAGCACCGGGGCGTACGGGTCGGCCCCGACCCCGCCCATGTGGTGCCCGTGGTCCCGGCGGCCTGCGTCTTCGACCTGGGCCGGGGCGGCGACTTCCGGGCCCGCCCGGACGCGGCCACCGGGCGGGCGGCGGTCACCGCGGCCGCGGCGTCCCCGCCGGGCACACCGGTCGAGATGGGCTCGGTGGGTGCGGGCACCGGCGCCGTCGTCGGCGGCATCAAGGGCGGCGTCGGCACGGCGGCCCAGGTCCTCGAATCCGGGTTCACGGTGGCCGCCCTGGTGGTGGCGAACGCCGCGGGCTCGGCGATCGACCCCCAATCGGGCGCGCTGTACGGAGAGTTGCTCACGGGTCCGGTCGACCGGCCGTCGAAGGAGGTACACGCACAGGCACAGCGCAGACTCGCCGAGGCGGCGGCCGCCAACGCCACTCCCCCGCTGAACACGACCCTCGCCCTGGTCGCCACGGACGCGCGGCTGACCCGGTCACAGGCCCAGAAACTGGCGGGCAGCTCGCACGACGGCATCGCCCGGGCGGTACGCCCCGTGCACCTGCTGAACGACGGGGACACCGTGTTCGCCGTGTCGACCGGAGCCCGGGAACTGGACGAGGACAACCCGTTGGCCCTGAACGAAATCCTCGCGGCGGGCGCGGACATGGTGACGCGAGCCATCGTCCGGGCGGTCAGGGCAGGGGAGTCGGTGGCGGGGGCGGGTGGGGTGTTTCCCGCCTATGGGGAGTTGTACGGGGGTGGGGTGTAG
- the mscL gene encoding large conductance mechanosensitive channel protein MscL, with protein sequence MKKGPDVSQNKGPGVWEGFKAFLMRGNVVDLAVAVVIGAAFTSIVNAVVKGVINPLVGAFGTSDLEKYRSCLKGSCQTRKDGTVDGIQIMWGSVLSATLSFVITAAVVYFLMVLPMSKYLARQAARAAEKEGVQETLEVSELEVLKEIRDALVAQRGGGNESPGSSSS encoded by the coding sequence ATGAAGAAAGGCCCAGACGTGAGTCAGAACAAGGGGCCGGGTGTCTGGGAGGGCTTCAAGGCCTTCCTGATGCGCGGGAATGTTGTCGATCTCGCCGTTGCCGTCGTCATCGGTGCTGCCTTCACCAGCATCGTGAACGCGGTCGTGAAGGGCGTGATCAACCCTCTCGTCGGCGCCTTCGGTACCTCGGACCTGGAGAAGTACCGCTCCTGCCTGAAGGGCTCCTGCCAGACCCGCAAGGACGGGACCGTCGACGGCATCCAGATCATGTGGGGCTCGGTCCTGAGCGCCACGCTCAGCTTCGTGATCACCGCGGCCGTCGTGTACTTCCTGATGGTCCTGCCGATGTCGAAGTACCTGGCTCGCCAAGCCGCCCGCGCGGCGGAGAAGGAAGGCGTGCAGGAGACCCTCGAGGTCAGCGAGCTCGAAGTCCTCAAGGAGATCCGCGACGCGCTGGTCGCTCAGCGCGGTGGGGGCAACGAGAGCCCCGGGTCGAGTTCGTCCTGA
- a CDS encoding RNA polymerase sigma factor RpoD/SigA, with protein MATRAVARRQPATGGTSRAARAGAESETAQSVRGTGGEIADRDLVGMYLDEIARTPLLDAAKEVELSQIIEAGVYAQQILDGEVDSQHAGKRRSKKVASRAELQALVDEGERAKDIFIRSNLRLVVAVARRYPRSGLPLLDLIQEGNAGLVRAVEKFDYRKGFKFSTYATWWIRQAITRSIADQSRTIRLPVHLVEELGRIRRVQREFNREQGREPEPAEIAAELGSTPERVTDVLDWARDPVSLNMHVDDEGETQFGDLLEDTSAVSPETSVMTLLRSEELDDLIGRLDERTASIIKMRYGIDDGRERTLTEVGKQHGLTRERIRQIEKHALLELKKLARDTGFDEAA; from the coding sequence ATGGCAACCCGCGCCGTCGCCCGTCGTCAGCCCGCAACCGGGGGGACCTCTCGGGCCGCCCGGGCAGGGGCGGAGTCCGAGACGGCACAGAGCGTCCGTGGCACGGGCGGCGAGATCGCCGACCGCGACCTCGTCGGCATGTATCTCGACGAGATCGCGCGGACACCGCTGCTCGACGCCGCGAAGGAGGTCGAGCTGTCACAGATCATCGAGGCGGGCGTCTACGCACAACAGATACTCGACGGCGAAGTCGACTCGCAGCACGCGGGCAAGCGCAGGAGCAAGAAGGTCGCTTCACGTGCCGAACTCCAGGCGCTGGTCGACGAAGGAGAGCGCGCCAAGGACATCTTCATCCGGTCCAACCTGCGTCTGGTCGTCGCCGTCGCGCGGCGCTACCCCCGCAGCGGACTGCCTCTGCTGGACCTGATCCAGGAGGGCAACGCGGGTCTCGTCCGCGCGGTGGAGAAGTTCGACTACCGCAAGGGCTTCAAGTTCTCGACGTACGCGACCTGGTGGATCCGGCAGGCCATCACCCGTTCCATCGCCGACCAGTCCCGCACCATTCGGCTCCCCGTGCACCTCGTGGAGGAGCTGGGGCGGATCCGCAGGGTGCAGCGCGAGTTCAACCGCGAACAGGGGCGGGAGCCCGAGCCCGCCGAGATCGCCGCGGAACTCGGCTCCACCCCGGAGCGCGTGACCGACGTCCTCGACTGGGCCCGCGACCCGGTGTCGCTCAACATGCACGTCGACGACGAGGGCGAGACCCAGTTCGGCGACCTGCTGGAGGACACCTCCGCCGTCTCGCCCGAGACCTCCGTGATGACACTGCTGCGCAGCGAGGAACTCGACGACCTGATCGGCAGGCTCGACGAACGCACCGCCTCCATCATCAAGATGCGCTACGGAATCGACGACGGCCGCGAACGCACCCTCACCGAGGTCGGCAAGCAGCACGGACTCACCCGCGAACGCATCCGGCAGATCGAGAAGCACGCCCTGCTCGAACTGAAGAAGCTGGCCCGCGACACGGGCTTCGACGAGGCGGCCTGA
- a CDS encoding low temperature requirement protein A — MTSPSSHEGAPGPDPAGSRAVRPMTPRSRHEAHRVASPLELFFDLCFVVAVAQAGRELVHAIAEHHTADGLVSYAMVFFALWWAWMNFTWFASAYDNDDALYRVVTLVQIAGVLVFAAGVPEAFTDHDFALAWTGYAIMRLALVTQWLRAAASCRGAERRMALRYATGVLLCQAGWAALLLIPEDARPWVFLVMVAAELSVPAWAEHARESAWHPHHIAERYGLFTIIVLGESVAAATVAVKSAADEHEALGELLPIAIGGLLLVFAAWWIYFSVPIHLRLRGNRQAFLWGYGHYLVFGSAAAIGVGLEVAAEQATGHAHLSARTAALSVTLPMALYLLTVWALHARHAKRGRAQQLLLPVSAVAVLCCTFTGSRAVLWAGLVAAATIAVGLWLGRAGHPLPGEPPRDAPHGPGAAADTP, encoded by the coding sequence ATGACGTCCCCCTCCAGCCACGAAGGCGCCCCTGGCCCCGACCCGGCGGGGAGCCGTGCGGTGCGCCCGATGACGCCCCGCAGCCGCCACGAAGCACACCGTGTGGCCTCACCGCTCGAGCTCTTCTTCGACCTGTGCTTCGTCGTGGCGGTGGCCCAGGCGGGCCGGGAACTGGTGCACGCGATCGCGGAGCACCACACCGCGGACGGACTCGTCAGCTACGCCATGGTGTTCTTCGCGCTGTGGTGGGCGTGGATGAACTTCACCTGGTTCGCCTCGGCCTACGACAACGACGACGCCCTGTACCGCGTGGTCACCCTCGTCCAGATCGCCGGAGTGCTGGTCTTCGCCGCCGGGGTCCCAGAGGCCTTCACCGACCACGACTTCGCACTGGCCTGGACCGGGTACGCGATCATGCGCCTGGCGCTGGTCACCCAGTGGCTGCGGGCCGCCGCCTCGTGCCGCGGCGCCGAACGCCGGATGGCGCTGCGCTACGCCACGGGGGTCCTGCTGTGCCAGGCGGGCTGGGCGGCCTTGCTGCTCATCCCGGAGGACGCCAGACCCTGGGTCTTCCTGGTGATGGTGGCCGCCGAGCTGTCGGTGCCCGCGTGGGCGGAGCACGCCCGCGAGTCCGCCTGGCACCCGCATCACATCGCGGAACGCTACGGCCTGTTCACGATCATCGTCCTCGGCGAATCGGTGGCCGCCGCCACGGTGGCGGTCAAGTCGGCGGCCGACGAGCACGAGGCCCTGGGCGAACTGCTGCCGATCGCCATCGGCGGCCTGCTGCTCGTCTTCGCCGCCTGGTGGATCTACTTCTCGGTACCCATCCACCTGCGGCTGCGCGGCAACCGTCAGGCGTTCCTGTGGGGATACGGCCACTACCTGGTGTTCGGCTCGGCGGCGGCGATCGGCGTCGGACTGGAGGTGGCGGCGGAACAGGCCACCGGCCACGCACACCTCTCGGCCCGCACCGCCGCCCTCTCGGTGACCCTCCCGATGGCGCTGTACCTGCTGACCGTCTGGGCCCTGCACGCCCGGCACGCCAAGCGGGGCCGCGCCCAGCAGCTCCTGCTGCCGGTGAGCGCGGTGGCCGTGCTGTGCTGCACCTTCACCGGAAGCCGGGCCGTGCTCTGGGCGGGTCTGGTGGCCGCCGCGACGATCGCCGTCGGACTGTGGCTGGGCAGAGCAGGGCACCCCCTGCCCGGTGAACCACCCCGGGACGCACCACACGGCCCCGGCGCCGCCGCGGACACCCCGTGA